CCAACCCTTCCTCTCAGCTGATGCAATTGCGATAAACCGAATTTTTCTGCGCTTTCAATCACCATCACACTGGCATTCGGCACATCAACGCCTACTTCTATCACTGTTGTAGCAACCATGATTTGAGTGTCATGGTCCTTAAAACGTTGCATGTTGGTTTCGCGTATCTCGTTTGTTTGTCTTCCGTGGACCATGCTGATCCAGAACTTCGGTTCAGGGAAATATGCTTTTACATTTTCATATCCTTTCATCAGATTCTCATAGTCCATTTTCTCTGATTCTTCGATCAGGGGGAAAATGATATAAGCCTGTCGTCCTTTTTCAATTTCAGATCGTATAAATCCCATTACCTGGCTGCGCGTCTGCTCATAACGATGTACGGTTTGAATGGGCTTACGGTTGGGTGGCAGCTCATCCATAACGCTGTAATCGAGATCTCCGTATGCAGTCATGGCCAGGGTCCTCGGAATGGGTGTGGCGGTCATCACCAGCACATGCGGAGGAATGGTTGCCTTGGCCCACAATTTGGCCCGCTGGGCTACACCAAAGCGATGCTGTTCGTCTACAACTGCCAGTCCCAGGTTATTGAAGATCACGGGATCTTCCACCAGCGCATGTGTTCCTATAATGAAATGGAGTGTGCCACTGGCAAGTTCTTCGAGTATTTTTTTCCGTTCAGACTTTTTGGTAGTGCCGGTGAGGATCTTCACATTCACGGGCAGGTCTTTCAACAGTTTGGCGATATTGGCATAATGCTGCCGGGCAAGGATCTCCGTAGGAGCCATCAGGCAACTCTGGTATCCGTTATCTGCGGCCAGCAGCATCACCAGCAGTGCTACAATTGTTTTGCCACTGCCTACATCGCCCTGCAAGAGACGGTTCATCTGTTTGCCGGTGCCGGTATCTTTCCTGATCTCTTTCACCACTCTTTTTTGTGCGCCGGTTAGTTGAAAGGGAAGATGATTTTCGTAAAAATCATTGAACAGCTCACCCACCTGCGAGAACACAACGCCGCGTGAATAACGGTGACGCTGGGATTTGATCAGTCCCATTCTCAGCTGTGCGATAAAGAACTCTTCAAATTTGAGCCGGTTCATGGCTGCCTGCCAGGCTTCGGGCGAAGGGGGGAAATGAATATGTTGCAGGGCCTGGAACCTGCCAACGAGTTTGGTATGCTGAAGTATTTCTTCCGGCAGGTTTTCAGGAAGGTCCTGCTCCCGGAGCTGCGCTACCAGGGTCTGTGTGAGCTTCCCGATCTGCCGGCCTCCAAGGCCGCGGGCTTTAAGCTTTTCTGTAGTTGGATATACAGGCTCGAGATAGGCCTTGGTTTCTTTGCCCACTTCCTGCAATGATTCGATCTCAGGATGCGTCATCTGGGGCTGCCCCTGAAAAAAACTCACCTTGCCGAACACACGGAATCCGGATCCGATGGTGAGTGTTTTTTCCATCCAGGTGATGCCCTGGAACCAGATCAGCTCCATGGTGCCGGTCTGGTCGCGGATCTCGGCCACCAGTCTTTTAGCTCTTTTTTCCCCGATGATGCCCACGCTGGTGATACGGCCCGCCACCTGGATATAATCGGTATTGGGCGTGATGTCCCGGATGAGGTTCACGCGGGTGCGGTCCACATGGCGGAATGGATAGTATTCCAGCAGGTCTTTGAAAGTGAAAATGCTCAGTTCTTTGCGGAGCATTTCGCCGCGTTGCGGGCCTACGCCTTTCAGGTATTCAATGGGACTGGTCAATATGTGTTGTGCTCCGGAAATGCT
This portion of the Pseudobacter ginsenosidimutans genome encodes:
- the recG gene encoding ATP-dependent DNA helicase RecG, translating into MTSPIEYLKGVGPQRGEMLRKELSIFTFKDLLEYYPFRHVDRTRVNLIRDITPNTDYIQVAGRITSVGIIGEKRAKRLVAEIRDQTGTMELIWFQGITWMEKTLTIGSGFRVFGKVSFFQGQPQMTHPEIESLQEVGKETKAYLEPVYPTTEKLKARGLGGRQIGKLTQTLVAQLREQDLPENLPEEILQHTKLVGRFQALQHIHFPPSPEAWQAAMNRLKFEEFFIAQLRMGLIKSQRHRYSRGVVFSQVGELFNDFYENHLPFQLTGAQKRVVKEIRKDTGTGKQMNRLLQGDVGSGKTIVALLVMLLAADNGYQSCLMAPTEILARQHYANIAKLLKDLPVNVKILTGTTKKSERKKILEELASGTLHFIIGTHALVEDPVIFNNLGLAVVDEQHRFGVAQRAKLWAKATIPPHVLVMTATPIPRTLAMTAYGDLDYSVMDELPPNRKPIQTVHRYEQTRSQVMGFIRSEIEKGRQAYIIFPLIEESEKMDYENLMKGYENVKAYFPEPKFWISMVHGRQTNEIRETNMQRFKDHDTQIMVATTVIEVGVDVPNASVMVIESAEKFGLSQLHQLRGRVGRGSEKSFCILLTSNKLNNDALERLKTMVATTDGFKIAEKDLELRGPGDIEGTRQSGMLNFKLANIMQDREWLELAKDMASRIIDTDPDLSSANNLRLKNYLQSLQGKTAWSKIS